The segment GAGCATGTCGAACAGCCGGTCGAACCCGATCGCCGAGCGACGGAAGGGAGTAAAGTCGAGCTGACGCATCTTCAGATTCTCCTGTGAGCAATTTGAACGTCGAACGTTTCGATGCCCGGCCAACTGCCGCGGCATCGGTGCGAAGCCCGTTCGGCGCCTCGCCACGCTGATCTGGTGTTGCGGTTTGCAGATTCAAGAGGGGCCCAATCCCTCCTAGGCGGCGCTAAACATCTCCTTCCTCGCTAAACCCCATCGATGAAGTGGAGATTGCGGCAACGAACTAGGGGAACATGATGAGCCTGCCGCTGATTCCGCTGCTGCTGCTATCGACTGCGATGCCTGCCGCGCACGATCCCGACGTGCCGGTGCCCCCCGCCGCCGAGGAGCCGCAGCAGCGTCAGGATGGCGACATCGTCGTGACCGCCCGGCGCCGCGAGGAGCGGGTGCAGGATGTGCCGGTTGCAATCTCGGTGCTCAGCGGCGCGACGCTGGCGGAGGCGGGGGCGTTCAACGTGGCCCGCATCCAGCAGTCGCAGCCGGCGCTGCAATTCTCTTCGAGCAACCCGCGCAACACCGCGATCAACATCCGCGGGCTCGGCGCGCCGTTCGGCCTCACCAATGACGGGATCGAGCAGGGCGTCGGCTTCTATGTCGACGGCGTCTATATCGGCCGGGTCGGTGCCTCGACCTTCGACTTCGTCGATGTCGAGCGCGTCGAGGTGCTGCGTGGGCCGCAGGGCACGCTCTACGGCAAGAACACGACGGCTGGCGCGATCAACATCACCACGCGCAAGCCGAGCTTCACCCCCGAGGTGCGGTACGAAGCGAGCACGGGCAATTACAACTTCCTCCAGATCAAGGGTTCGGCCTCGGCGCCGATCGCGGACGACAAGCTGGCGGTGCGGCTGTCGACCTCGGTGACCAAGCGCCAGGGCACGATCTACGACACCCGGTCGGACATCAATCTCCACCGCCTCGACAATTACGGCGTGCGCGGCCAGCTGCTGTGGCGCGCGGCGCCCAATCTCGACCTGACGCTGTCGGGGGACTTCAACCTGCAGAACCCGCTGTGCTGCGTGCAATATTACGTCCGCACCGGCGCGACCCAGCGGCCGCTCAACCGGCAATATGCCGCGCTGGCGGCGGCCTTCGGCTATGCACCGCCGAGCACCAACCCCTTCGACCGCCGCACCGATCTCGATGCGGACATCAACTCGCGCCAGGAAATCGGCGGCGCCTCGCTGGTCGCGAACTGGGACCTGGGCCCGGCGACAATCACCTCGGTCAGCGCCTGGCGCTATTGGGACTGGAAGCCGGCGAACGATCGCGATTTCGTCGGCCTGCCGATCACCACCGTCTCGCAGAACCCGTCGCAGCAGAAGCAGGTGACGCAGGAGCTGCGGATCGCCTCGAACGGCAGGAACCGGCTCGATTACACCGCGGGCGTATTCGTCTTCCACCAGACGATCGACACGCAAGGGTCGCAGGTCCAGGGCCCGGCGGCGAGCCGCTGGTTGCTCAACCCGACCAGCGCGGCGGCGAACAATCCGGCGACGCTCAATGGGCTCACCTCGAAGAACACGATCGGGTTCGACAACACCAGCTTCGCGGTGTTCGGCAAGCTCAACTGGGAAGTGGTTCCCAAGCTGCGCTTCCAGCCCGGCCTGCGGGTGAACTACGACAAGAAGACCGGCTCCTATCTAGCGGTCGTCACCAACGGTGCGGGCAGCACGACGCTGACCGCCGACCAGCGCGGGGTGCTGGCGCCGCAGAATTATGCGGCGCGGTTCAGCGACTGGAATGTCTCGGGCGACGCGACGCTCTCGTACGACTTCGCGCGCGACGTGCACGGCTATGCAACCTATGCGCGCAGCTTCAAATCGGGCGGCATCAACCTGTCCGGCCTGCCGCTCGATGCGAATAACAACCCGATCCTGGGTGCCGCCTCGGTAAAGCCCGAGAAGGTCA is part of the Sphingomonas sp. genome and harbors:
- a CDS encoding TonB-dependent receptor, coding for MSLPLIPLLLLSTAMPAAHDPDVPVPPAAEEPQQRQDGDIVVTARRREERVQDVPVAISVLSGATLAEAGAFNVARIQQSQPALQFSSSNPRNTAINIRGLGAPFGLTNDGIEQGVGFYVDGVYIGRVGASTFDFVDVERVEVLRGPQGTLYGKNTTAGAINITTRKPSFTPEVRYEASTGNYNFLQIKGSASAPIADDKLAVRLSTSVTKRQGTIYDTRSDINLHRLDNYGVRGQLLWRAAPNLDLTLSGDFNLQNPLCCVQYYVRTGATQRPLNRQYAALAAAFGYAPPSTNPFDRRTDLDADINSRQEIGGASLVANWDLGPATITSVSAWRYWDWKPANDRDFVGLPITTVSQNPSQQKQVTQELRIASNGRNRLDYTAGVFVFHQTIDTQGSQVQGPAASRWLLNPTSAAANNPATLNGLTSKNTIGFDNTSFAVFGKLNWEVVPKLRFQPGLRVNYDKKTGSYLAVVTNGAGSTTLTADQRGVLAPQNYAARFSDWNVSGDATLSYDFARDVHGYATYARSFKSGGINLSGLPLDANNNPILGAASVKPEKVNHFELGLKTQFLDRRATLNLAGFWTEVKDYQATVTNGQLGVIRGYLANADKVRVRGVEFDSNFQPTDRFKLYVNGAYTDAKYVRFRDAPCPPELSGGTTGATPSAPGTPGGVSPANCDISGQVLPGISKWALGFGGEVNVPVQEGQVYLGYDGSWRSRFSSNPSPSAYTWIDGYSLSSFRLGYRKGKVNAFAWVRNAFDKRYFELLSVQSGNTGLIVGQPGDPRTWGFTISGSF